In the genome of Gordonia rubripertincta, one region contains:
- a CDS encoding Type 1 glutamine amidotransferase-like domain-containing protein — protein MPDMDLLLLSRWLTPVRDFLVPRVGAGARIGFIPTASSIYPDQAWLDLDRGSLRDQGFVVVDVDPELVSAASFTRALSEIDAVFVSGGNVFHLLGALRHAGADRPLVDAVRRGLPYIGVSAGACVIGPDIAPLALLDDPTEAAPLTSTAALGLIDVTVVPHAEGTVGGPGRIERTRQEFAGHPLHFLRDDEALVISGGTTTVIAG, from the coding sequence GTGCCCGACATGGACCTACTGCTGCTCAGCCGATGGCTCACCCCGGTGCGTGACTTCCTCGTCCCCCGGGTCGGCGCCGGCGCCCGCATCGGCTTCATCCCGACGGCGTCGTCGATCTACCCCGACCAGGCGTGGCTCGACCTCGACCGCGGCAGCCTGCGCGACCAGGGATTCGTGGTCGTCGACGTCGATCCGGAACTGGTCTCGGCGGCTTCGTTCACCCGCGCGCTGAGCGAGATCGACGCGGTGTTCGTATCCGGCGGCAACGTCTTCCACCTTCTCGGCGCGCTCCGCCACGCGGGCGCCGACCGCCCTCTCGTCGACGCGGTCCGCCGCGGACTGCCCTACATCGGGGTCAGTGCCGGTGCGTGCGTCATCGGTCCCGACATCGCGCCGCTCGCGCTGCTCGACGACCCGACCGAAGCGGCACCGCTGACCTCGACCGCCGCCCTCGGGCTCATCGACGTCACGGTCGTCCCGCATGCGGAGGGAACCGTCGGCGGCCCCGGCCGGATCGAACGGACGCGGCAGGAGTTCGCCGGCCATCCGCTGCATTTCCTGCGCGACGACGAGGCACTCGTGATCTCCGGCGGGACCACGACGGTCATCGCGGGCTGA
- a CDS encoding glycosyltransferase family 4 protein, translating to MRVAIVAESFLPQMNGVVNSVLRVVDHLESTGHEVVVIAPDTPRGCASAPRTVGRRTPVHLVPAVRVPRVTSLPVGVPLPLLYRVLRDFAPDVVHLASPFVVGAAGAAAARALGVPTVAVFQTDVAGFASAYRLGAVEKAAWRYTRKLHEMCDLTLVPSTETMNALAARGVPRLRRWGRGVDLDLFSPDRRSGALRAEWSRGQEDALVCGFVGRLAPEKHVERLAGLSGDPRVRLVVVGDGPERARLERLLPDAVFTGELRGEALARAYASFDVFAHAGEHETFCQTIQEAMASGLPVIAPDAGGPRDLVTTFRTGYLLEVARYEKMLPAVVDSLHDDAVRAAFGRAAVQAVRTRTWPAVCAELVDHYRSVTGAGVAALDRPA from the coding sequence ATGCGCGTAGCGATCGTCGCCGAGAGTTTCCTCCCGCAGATGAACGGGGTCGTCAACTCCGTCCTGCGGGTCGTCGATCATCTGGAGTCCACCGGCCACGAGGTGGTCGTCATCGCCCCGGACACGCCGCGGGGATGTGCATCGGCGCCACGGACGGTCGGCCGGCGTACGCCGGTGCATCTCGTGCCGGCCGTGCGGGTTCCGCGGGTGACGTCGCTGCCGGTCGGGGTGCCGCTGCCGCTGCTGTACCGGGTACTGCGCGACTTCGCGCCCGACGTCGTGCACCTGGCCTCCCCGTTCGTGGTGGGAGCTGCGGGTGCCGCGGCGGCACGGGCGCTGGGTGTGCCGACGGTCGCGGTCTTCCAGACCGACGTCGCCGGGTTCGCCTCGGCCTACCGGCTGGGCGCGGTCGAGAAGGCGGCCTGGCGCTACACCCGGAAACTGCACGAGATGTGCGATCTGACCCTGGTCCCGTCGACCGAGACGATGAACGCTCTCGCCGCGCGCGGGGTACCGCGGTTGCGGAGGTGGGGCCGGGGCGTCGACCTCGACCTGTTCTCGCCCGATCGGCGTAGCGGTGCGCTGCGCGCCGAGTGGTCACGCGGCCAGGAGGACGCGCTGGTGTGCGGGTTCGTGGGTCGGCTGGCGCCGGAGAAGCACGTCGAGCGGCTGGCGGGACTGTCGGGAGATCCTCGGGTGCGGCTGGTGGTCGTCGGCGACGGTCCCGAACGTGCCCGACTCGAACGGCTGCTGCCGGACGCGGTGTTCACCGGTGAACTCCGCGGCGAGGCGCTGGCCCGCGCTTACGCATCCTTCGACGTCTTCGCGCATGCCGGCGAACACGAGACGTTCTGTCAGACGATCCAGGAGGCGATGGCCAGCGGCCTGCCGGTCATCGCACCCGACGCCGGTGGGCCACGCGATCTGGTGACGACGTTCCGCACCGGCTATCTGCTCGAGGTCGCGCGGTACGAGAAGATGCTTCCCGCGGTCGTCGACTCGCTGCACGACGACGCGGTGCGTGCCGCATTCGGGCGGGCGGCCGTCCAGGCGGTGCGAACACGGACGTGGCCGGCGGTGTGTGCCGAACTCGTCGACCACTACCGGTCGGTGACGGGTGCCGGGGTCGCGGCTCTCGACCGGCCGGCCTGA
- a CDS encoding demethylmenaquinone methyltransferase — translation MASTGANPPQRASLEKDPAEVAAMFDGVARRYDITNTVLSFGQDRGWRKKTRKALDLRPGDIVLDLAAGTAVSTVELASSGAHCVAADFSLGMLKAGAHRNVPKVAADALSLPFADNSFDAATISFGLRNVNDVPKALAELRRVLKPGGRLVICEFSTPTLKPFRTVYMEYLMKALPAVATKVSSSPAAYVYLAESIRAWPDQFALGDLIREAGFDQVRWQNMTGGIAAIHSARA, via the coding sequence ATGGCATCCACGGGCGCGAACCCACCTCAGCGAGCAAGTCTGGAGAAGGACCCGGCCGAGGTCGCGGCCATGTTCGACGGCGTCGCCCGCCGTTACGACATCACCAACACCGTGCTGTCCTTCGGACAGGATCGCGGGTGGCGCAAGAAGACCCGCAAGGCGCTCGATCTGCGCCCGGGCGACATCGTCCTCGACCTCGCCGCGGGAACCGCGGTGTCGACCGTCGAACTCGCCTCGTCGGGTGCGCACTGTGTCGCAGCCGACTTCTCACTCGGCATGCTGAAGGCCGGCGCCCACCGCAACGTACCCAAGGTCGCGGCCGACGCGTTGTCGCTCCCGTTCGCCGACAACTCCTTCGACGCAGCCACCATCTCCTTCGGCCTCCGCAACGTGAACGACGTCCCCAAGGCCCTCGCCGAGCTGCGTCGGGTTCTGAAACCCGGTGGGCGACTGGTGATCTGCGAATTCTCGACGCCGACCCTCAAGCCGTTCCGCACCGTGTACATGGAGTACCTGATGAAGGCGCTGCCCGCGGTCGCGACCAAGGTGTCCAGCAGCCCGGCCGCGTATGTCTATCTCGCGGAATCGATCCGGGCCTGGCCCGACCAGTTCGCCCTCGGCGACCTCATCCGCGAAGCGGGCTTCGACCAGGTGCGCTGGCAGAACATGACCGGCGGAATCGCCGCGATCCACTCCGCGCGAGCCTGA
- a CDS encoding oxygenase MpaB family protein — protein sequence MSTASTLATRAKHAVQNRVAQRYHLRGDIDRMDADNDPTAVARALATQEFPWGITQALSFALFRTYAVPSIGDLLYKTSQFTESTQKRYDDTVLLLDAPIEHGVDSPLGRAGIRRINQMHGMYDIPNGDFLYVLSTFVVCPVEWVNAYEWRKLTNHEVRGLTNYYRRVGQLMGIKDIPETYEGFKQFYEDYETANFAFSADALAVADSTLDLLGTFMPYKLLPRAVVRRMSFALMDDRLLTAFKYPKPTLVERILVRGGLKARGLAIRLFFPPRTEPLFGRQTKQVRSYPNGYRLEELGTFGAGCPAPKGEKAGAAGCPVPHELLTEDAQQAAGS from the coding sequence ATGTCCACTGCATCCACTCTCGCCACCCGCGCCAAGCACGCCGTCCAGAACCGGGTGGCGCAGCGCTATCACCTGCGTGGCGACATCGATCGCATGGACGCCGACAACGACCCCACGGCCGTCGCCCGGGCGCTGGCCACCCAGGAGTTCCCCTGGGGCATCACCCAGGCGCTGAGCTTCGCACTGTTCCGCACGTACGCCGTACCGTCGATCGGTGACCTGCTCTACAAGACGAGCCAGTTCACCGAGTCGACGCAGAAGCGCTACGACGACACGGTCCTCCTGCTCGACGCCCCGATCGAACACGGCGTCGACAGTCCCCTCGGCCGCGCCGGCATCCGACGCATCAACCAGATGCACGGCATGTACGACATCCCCAACGGCGACTTCCTCTACGTGCTCTCGACCTTCGTGGTGTGCCCGGTCGAGTGGGTCAACGCCTACGAGTGGCGCAAGCTCACCAACCACGAGGTCCGCGGCCTCACGAACTACTACCGCCGCGTCGGGCAGCTCATGGGCATCAAGGACATCCCGGAGACGTACGAGGGTTTCAAGCAGTTCTACGAGGACTACGAGACGGCCAACTTCGCCTTCAGCGCCGACGCCCTGGCCGTCGCGGACTCGACGCTGGACCTGCTGGGCACCTTCATGCCCTACAAGCTGCTCCCCCGCGCAGTGGTGCGCCGGATGTCGTTCGCGCTCATGGACGATCGACTGCTCACCGCATTCAAGTACCCGAAGCCGACCCTCGTCGAACGCATCCTGGTACGCGGCGGCCTGAAGGCCCGTGGCCTCGCGATCCGGTTGTTCTTCCCGCCGCGGACCGAGCCGCTGTTCGGCCGCCAGACCAAGCAGGTCCGCAGCTACCCCAACGGTTACCGCCTCGAGGAACTCGGCACCTTCGGCGCGGGCTGCCCGGCACCGAAGGGCGAGAAGGCCGGCGCCGCAGGCTGCCCGGTTCCGCATGAACTCCTCACCGAGGATGCGCAGCAGGCCGCCGGTTCCTGA
- a CDS encoding geranylgeranyl reductase family protein produces the protein MSPENSTPRDVSYPDHADVLVVGAGPGGSAAAAHAAAAGRDVVLVDAAVFPRDKTCGDGLTPRAIAELDSLGLGSLVADRPRIDGLLLNGWGARQQVRWPSGRFPAYGSAVARTEFDDAIRAHAVGKGVRMVQGAKAVDVTMDGDRVGAVTFSAGGTTHTVRVGDLIVADGVRSGLGKALGREWHRDTAYGVAARAYAPSARADSHWMGSHLELRGPDGELLPGYGWVFPLGGADGGAGGGLVNVGVGALATAKRPAHMALRPILEHYAAMVNDEWALGGPPVRIASALLPMGGAVTGVAGRNWVLIGDAAACVNPLNGEGIDYAMETARLAVELLGADDYTDRWRDILVGHYGLAFSAARRLAGLLTMPQTVPTLGRPGIRSPQLMSLVVRVMGNLITDEDADLVARAWRTVGRISHRLDPRPPFA, from the coding sequence GTGAGCCCTGAGAATTCGACGCCCCGGGATGTCTCCTACCCCGATCACGCCGACGTGTTGGTGGTCGGCGCGGGACCGGGCGGATCGGCGGCGGCAGCACATGCCGCGGCGGCCGGTCGCGACGTCGTCCTGGTCGACGCCGCGGTGTTCCCGCGTGACAAGACGTGCGGCGACGGACTCACCCCGCGCGCCATCGCCGAACTCGACTCGCTCGGCCTCGGCTCTCTGGTAGCCGACCGGCCCCGCATCGACGGGCTACTCCTCAACGGGTGGGGCGCGCGTCAGCAGGTCCGCTGGCCGTCGGGCCGCTTCCCCGCGTACGGCAGTGCGGTCGCACGGACCGAGTTCGACGACGCGATCCGCGCGCACGCGGTCGGCAAGGGCGTCCGAATGGTGCAGGGCGCCAAGGCGGTCGACGTCACCATGGACGGCGACCGGGTCGGCGCGGTGACGTTCTCCGCCGGCGGCACCACCCACACCGTGCGGGTGGGTGACCTGATCGTCGCCGACGGTGTGCGGTCGGGACTCGGCAAAGCCCTTGGGCGCGAATGGCATCGGGACACCGCCTACGGGGTCGCGGCGCGCGCCTATGCACCGTCGGCCCGCGCCGACTCCCATTGGATGGGTTCACATCTGGAGTTGCGCGGTCCCGACGGCGAACTCCTTCCCGGTTACGGCTGGGTGTTCCCGCTCGGCGGTGCCGACGGCGGCGCCGGTGGCGGACTGGTGAACGTCGGCGTGGGCGCGCTCGCGACCGCGAAACGACCGGCGCACATGGCACTTCGCCCGATCCTCGAGCACTACGCGGCGATGGTCAACGACGAATGGGCCCTCGGCGGACCGCCGGTCCGCATCGCATCGGCGCTGCTGCCGATGGGCGGCGCGGTGACCGGCGTCGCCGGCCGCAACTGGGTACTCATCGGCGACGCCGCCGCATGCGTCAACCCGCTCAACGGCGAGGGAATCGACTACGCGATGGAGACCGCCCGGCTCGCCGTCGAACTTCTCGGCGCCGACGACTACACCGACCGCTGGCGCGACATCCTCGTCGGCCACTACGGACTCGCGTTCTCGGCTGCCCGACGCCTCGCCGGACTCCTGACGATGCCGCAGACCGTGCCCACGCTCGGTCGCCCCGGCATCCGGTCCCCGCAGCTGATGTCTCTGGTCGTCCGCGTCATGGGCAACCTCATCACCGACGAGGACGCCGACCTCGTGGCGCGCGCCTGGCGGACCGTCGGCCGCATCTCCCACCGTCTCGATCCGCGGCCGCCGTTCGCCTGA